From a single Methylacidiphilum kamchatkense Kam1 genomic region:
- the priA gene encoding replication restart helicase PriA — protein MEQEFFFPPPSLPTLHIARVLLDNKRDFLLDYAIPEALEKEIVLGTHVRVPFKKGFGKGIVVDILEKQTSALKPILCRENKELLVPQNILKLCKWIADYYCSPLISALRTALPDSIRATIKPKEDLLLSLPTHLDPLYIQSKIKRSKKEKEALDFLKKWQPAWLSELPKKTGISRNIWKNLLRKGLIVGLSQKKEEIYFPIVPDHSAPKSLTEEQSHAVRLIEEEMHKGLPQPILLFGVTGSGKTEVYMQTIEKCLTQKKQVLLLVPEISLTPQLLERIKARFTAQGASIGCWHSRISRSEKATLWYDILHGKIDILVGTRSALFAPFPVLGLIIVDEEHESSFKQEESPRYHGRDVAVMRARLEGALIILGSATPSLESYYNAISGKYKLIELRKRVEERKLPSVSIIDLRKRKRKLSQQEKKGTGFFLKPEELVSEELKEAIEKRLERKEQIILYINHRGYSSSLQCSDCGYVLPCPNCSISLSFHKNLGILNCHLCNYSTSVPSFCPTCRAVGAFKFLGSGTEKVEEAIQQMFSSARVLRMDSDTMKKKGAMERALRAFGERQFDILVGTQMVSKGLDFPHVSLVGIVSIDGLLHLPDFRASEKSFQQLLQVSGRSGRGSVEGEVFVQTRTPYHPAIQFARHHDYLGFVDQELEFRKTLFYPPFCRAILIRFIGNPEEKVKFMAEAFTKEIKEALKDSNAIVGEPTQAPIAKIKGKYHYQLFIRCQKVMEISQKLKKLIFVKESEMGINIRLDVDPQDLLK, from the coding sequence ATGGAACAGGAATTTTTTTTCCCACCTCCTTCTCTGCCCACCCTCCATATCGCTCGAGTGCTTCTTGATAATAAAAGAGACTTTCTGCTAGACTATGCTATTCCCGAAGCCCTCGAGAAAGAAATTGTTTTAGGCACTCACGTTCGCGTTCCATTTAAGAAGGGATTTGGCAAGGGAATCGTCGTAGACATTCTTGAAAAACAAACCTCTGCGCTTAAACCCATTCTCTGTAGGGAAAATAAAGAATTATTAGTCCCTCAAAATATTCTCAAATTATGCAAGTGGATTGCAGACTACTATTGTAGCCCGTTGATTTCGGCTTTACGAACCGCCTTGCCTGATTCCATTAGAGCAACCATTAAACCAAAAGAAGACCTTCTATTATCTCTGCCTACGCATTTAGATCCTCTTTATATTCAAAGCAAAATAAAAAGATCCAAAAAAGAAAAAGAGGCTTTGGATTTCCTCAAAAAATGGCAACCCGCTTGGCTTTCTGAGCTTCCTAAAAAGACTGGGATTTCACGAAACATCTGGAAGAATCTTTTGCGCAAAGGGTTAATAGTTGGATTATCTCAAAAAAAAGAGGAAATCTATTTCCCGATCGTTCCTGATCATTCTGCCCCAAAATCCTTGACAGAAGAACAAAGCCATGCAGTCCGCTTGATCGAAGAGGAAATGCATAAAGGCCTCCCTCAACCGATTCTTCTTTTTGGAGTCACTGGTAGTGGGAAGACAGAAGTCTATATGCAGACAATTGAAAAATGCTTAACACAAAAAAAACAGGTTCTTCTCTTAGTCCCTGAAATTTCTTTAACACCACAACTCCTGGAGAGAATTAAAGCCAGATTTACAGCACAAGGAGCCTCTATTGGTTGCTGGCATAGCCGCATTTCCCGTAGTGAAAAAGCAACGCTTTGGTATGATATACTCCATGGCAAGATTGATATTCTTGTTGGCACCAGGTCGGCTCTTTTTGCTCCATTCCCCGTTCTAGGGTTAATCATTGTGGATGAAGAACATGAAAGCTCTTTCAAACAAGAGGAAAGCCCGCGCTACCACGGCAGAGACGTGGCCGTAATGCGTGCTCGACTGGAAGGAGCCCTGATTATTTTGGGTTCAGCCACTCCCTCCTTGGAATCGTATTATAATGCGATTAGCGGTAAATATAAACTAATAGAACTTAGAAAGAGGGTCGAAGAAAGAAAACTGCCTTCTGTCAGCATTATCGATCTAAGAAAACGCAAAAGGAAACTTTCCCAACAAGAAAAGAAAGGAACCGGTTTTTTTCTAAAGCCTGAAGAATTGGTTTCAGAAGAACTAAAAGAAGCCATAGAAAAAAGACTGGAAAGAAAAGAGCAAATTATCCTTTATATAAATCACAGGGGCTATTCCTCTTCGCTGCAATGCTCAGATTGTGGTTATGTCCTTCCATGTCCAAATTGTTCGATTTCCCTAAGTTTCCATAAAAACCTTGGGATTTTGAATTGTCATCTATGCAATTATTCTACTTCTGTTCCTTCTTTCTGTCCTACGTGTCGGGCAGTCGGAGCTTTTAAATTTTTGGGAAGCGGCACAGAAAAAGTAGAAGAAGCCATTCAACAAATGTTTTCCTCTGCTCGAGTTTTAAGAATGGATTCAGATACAATGAAAAAAAAGGGGGCAATGGAAAGAGCCTTAAGGGCCTTTGGAGAACGACAATTTGATATTCTTGTCGGTACTCAGATGGTTTCAAAAGGCTTAGACTTTCCTCATGTAAGCCTTGTAGGAATTGTTTCCATAGATGGTCTACTTCATCTCCCTGATTTTCGAGCATCAGAGAAAAGTTTCCAACAACTCTTACAGGTTTCAGGCCGTTCAGGCAGGGGTTCTGTTGAAGGAGAAGTCTTTGTACAGACACGAACCCCCTACCATCCAGCCATCCAATTTGCTAGGCACCACGATTATCTTGGTTTTGTTGACCAGGAACTAGAATTTAGAAAAACTCTTTTTTATCCCCCCTTCTGCAGAGCCATATTGATTCGCTTCATAGGGAATCCAGAAGAAAAAGTTAAGTTTATGGCAGAAGCATTCACTAAAGAAATTAAAGAAGCATTGAAAGATTCTAATGCTATCGTCGGTGAACCGACTCAGGCCCCAATTGCCAAAATCAAAGGCAAATATCATTATCAGTTATTCATACGCTGTCAAAAAGTCATGGAGATCAGTCAAAAGTTAAAGAAGCTGATTTTTGTCAAAGAGTCTGAAATGGGTATCAACATTAGATTAGATGTCGACCCTCAAGATCTTTTAAAATGA
- a CDS encoding general stress protein, with amino-acid sequence MPDISLSAVYHSLEDAEKALKSLEQNQFPLTRVSILAQDLSSERKVHGYVTAGDIAKTGATIGVGLADCLGSL; translated from the coding sequence ATGCCTGATATCTCCTTGAGTGCTGTCTATCATTCGTTAGAGGATGCTGAAAAGGCTCTAAAGAGCCTGGAGCAAAATCAATTCCCTCTTACAAGGGTTTCTATTCTAGCTCAAGATCTATCCAGTGAAAGAAAAGTTCACGGATACGTCACTGCTGGAGATATAGCCAAAACGGGTGCTACTATAGGGGTTGGGTTGGCGGACTGTTTGGGATCCTTGTAG
- a CDS encoding nucleoside deaminase, which yields MADIFEPPMNGDSPEFWLRLAFKLAKYGSEQGEGGPFGAVVVLQGEAIGLAHNEVLSTQDPTAHAEILAIRRAANKLYKFNLNGAIIYCSCEPCPMCLSAIYWAGINKIYFGCSAEDAQKIGFRDVLLYEELKKPSNERQLQSFQLLREEGLAILKSWEESPLKVIY from the coding sequence ATGGCAGATATCTTCGAACCACCGATGAACGGCGATAGCCCTGAGTTTTGGCTGAGGTTAGCATTTAAACTAGCAAAATATGGTTCAGAACAAGGAGAAGGCGGCCCATTTGGAGCAGTTGTGGTCCTTCAAGGAGAAGCGATTGGCTTAGCTCATAACGAGGTACTCTCCACTCAAGATCCAACCGCACATGCTGAAATTCTTGCGATTCGTAGAGCAGCCAACAAACTTTACAAATTCAATTTGAATGGGGCTATCATTTACTGTAGTTGTGAGCCCTGTCCTATGTGTCTTTCGGCAATTTATTGGGCTGGGATCAACAAAATATATTTTGGTTGTTCTGCAGAAGATGCTCAAAAAATTGGCTTTCGAGATGTTTTATTGTATGAGGAACTTAAAAAACCATCCAACGAAAGACAACTGCAATCTTTTCAACTATTAAGAGAAGAAGGACTAGCTATTTTAAAAAGCTGGGAAGAGTCCCCTCTAAAAGTCATTTATTGA
- a CDS encoding cbb3-type cytochrome c oxidase subunit I, which translates to MKESKGLYESQKLAIGYWIVAICLFGVQLIFGLIISYQYIQPEFLHKFLNFSICRLLHINSMILWLLFGFIGGIYWFLPLETEREVVGIFLGKIAFIVLIAAVSIVVLVFLLVQIGKGEMLTLWFITEGREYIEAPRWADIGIVAVFSIIFFNVFASIWKAKKLKGILWVLIVDLLAIIGFYIAGMFFSPNISVDQFWWWWVVHLWVEATWEVLVGVLVGWVLMAVLGTPRKIVEGWLYLEVFLIFGTGILGLGHHYFWIGAPEYWLGIGGFFSALEPLPLVAMIVHAVYDAGVHRLKTINKPAFFWIVAQAFGNFIGAGVWGFMHTLPQINLYSHGTQLTAAHGHLAFFGAYVATNLAIIYTALQRIRLPEESLLDGTLWKWVFIGLILAMLGITAPLTVAGFAQTFIERAVGGSTWQAYIDAQLHPWFKESMIWRMGFGIMFFVCYLLLVTDLLTIGKRKATHQQ; encoded by the coding sequence ATGAAAGAAAGCAAGGGTCTTTATGAATCACAAAAATTAGCCATTGGCTATTGGATCGTAGCTATATGTCTTTTTGGAGTCCAACTTATCTTTGGACTGATTATTTCCTATCAATATATCCAGCCTGAATTTCTCCATAAATTCCTAAACTTCTCTATTTGTCGGCTGCTTCATATTAACTCAATGATTCTTTGGTTGCTTTTTGGTTTCATTGGGGGAATCTATTGGTTTTTACCTTTAGAAACAGAAAGAGAGGTTGTAGGCATTTTTCTTGGCAAGATCGCTTTTATAGTGCTGATAGCAGCTGTCAGTATTGTTGTGCTGGTTTTTTTGCTTGTACAAATAGGCAAAGGAGAAATGCTAACGCTTTGGTTTATTACTGAAGGCAGAGAGTATATTGAAGCGCCAAGATGGGCTGATATTGGCATAGTGGCTGTTTTTTCGATAATATTTTTTAATGTTTTTGCCTCTATCTGGAAAGCCAAGAAACTAAAGGGAATACTTTGGGTATTAATAGTGGACCTGCTTGCCATTATTGGATTTTACATTGCAGGCATGTTCTTCAGTCCCAATATCTCGGTAGATCAATTTTGGTGGTGGTGGGTGGTGCATCTTTGGGTTGAAGCAACCTGGGAAGTGCTAGTTGGAGTACTTGTTGGATGGGTGCTAATGGCTGTTCTGGGAACCCCAAGAAAAATTGTTGAAGGATGGCTTTACTTAGAAGTTTTCCTTATTTTTGGAACAGGAATTTTAGGACTAGGACATCATTATTTCTGGATAGGTGCTCCAGAATATTGGTTAGGCATTGGAGGCTTTTTTTCTGCCCTAGAGCCCTTGCCTCTCGTTGCAATGATCGTTCATGCAGTCTATGATGCGGGAGTCCACAGGTTAAAAACAATTAATAAACCTGCTTTTTTTTGGATTGTGGCACAAGCCTTTGGGAATTTCATCGGAGCAGGGGTATGGGGCTTTATGCATACATTGCCTCAAATCAATCTTTATAGTCATGGCACACAGTTGACAGCAGCCCATGGACATCTTGCTTTTTTTGGTGCATATGTTGCCACGAATCTTGCCATCATTTATACGGCTCTTCAAAGAATTCGGTTGCCTGAGGAATCCCTTCTTGATGGAACCCTTTGGAAATGGGTTTTTATTGGCTTGATTCTGGCTATGTTGGGCATTACTGCTCCATTAACTGTGGCTGGGTTTGCTCAAACATTTATCGAACGAGCCGTTGGTGGTTCGACATGGCAAGCCTACATTGATGCTCAGTTGCATCCCTGGTTTAAAGAGTCCATGATCTGGCGCATGGGATTTGGAATTATGTTTTTTGTTTGTTATTTATTACTTGTCACTGATTTATTAACTATTGGTAAAAGAAAGGCCACTCATCAGCAATAG
- a CDS encoding DUF1269 domain-containing protein, with protein sequence MPGFGPLIVAGPLSAALLGGLEGLVAGGVAGAALGFLSGLGIEKKHILKFEEHLKAGKYLLVIRGTEEEIERAKKIIEATQPLEMQVHKENP encoded by the coding sequence GTGCCTGGATTTGGTCCATTGATCGTTGCTGGTCCTCTTTCAGCAGCTTTACTTGGAGGATTAGAGGGATTGGTTGCCGGTGGAGTTGCTGGAGCAGCTCTTGGATTTTTGTCTGGCTTGGGGATAGAAAAAAAACATATTTTAAAATTTGAAGAACATCTCAAAGCTGGAAAATATCTTCTTGTTATACGAGGCACTGAAGAAGAGATTGAACGGGCTAAAAAGATTATTGAAGCGACGCAGCCACTTGAAATGCAGGTTCATAAAGAAAACCCATAA
- the recN gene encoding DNA repair protein RecN: protein MLLKLRIENLALIEELEWDLVPGLNVLTGETGAGKSIVIDSLKFLLGERASPSFLKNKEKPGIVEGEFQLSETFWTRISDLFKEKGLDELDSSSFILRREIRPSGSSRQFINGELIPLSLLKELGDNLIDVLGPHDHQSLFDKKIQLKLLDTFGSLNEVSHRVKTLYENHQKLLKKKNSLSLEELLKKKQRLNEQLQEIVAANLIPGEEEVIDQKLNLARTGWKIYDCLGAIRGLLSQNNPSILSLLSSLHRHLCALEKFDPQKGSLAIALEQSAAHDLLELDRLIEDYFSKIEIDPEALEKLEQRKNFLEHLKRRYALQIDELIDYKSKISEQLAKIEEEESLVRNIAKEELQLLEALQKEALHLSSKRKKTADELIASIQTVLQSLGFARSGFSISFDSKEKVSPSGQDEIEFLFSPNPGIPFKPLKEIASSGEAARVMLALKAVFARVDPIPILVFDEIDANIGGEIAWKVSSLLKELSINHQVLCITHLPSMAAGGDAHFKVIKESEENVTRVLLKELVEDDRLKEIARMLGGENEEAIRLARKLLSVAKGNKEEKSLEKLLQ, encoded by the coding sequence ATGTTACTCAAGTTAAGGATTGAAAACCTCGCCCTCATTGAAGAGCTAGAATGGGACCTTGTCCCGGGACTCAATGTTTTAACTGGAGAAACCGGTGCAGGCAAATCGATAGTCATCGACTCCTTAAAGTTTCTATTGGGAGAAAGAGCTTCTCCGTCTTTTTTAAAAAATAAAGAAAAGCCAGGCATAGTTGAAGGAGAATTTCAATTATCAGAGACTTTCTGGACCAGGATTTCTGATCTTTTCAAAGAAAAAGGATTGGATGAATTAGATAGCTCTTCTTTTATTTTGAGAAGGGAAATCCGGCCTTCAGGATCGAGTCGGCAATTCATTAATGGTGAACTCATTCCGCTTTCTCTTTTAAAAGAACTAGGAGATAATCTGATCGATGTTCTTGGTCCTCACGATCATCAATCCCTTTTCGACAAAAAAATCCAATTAAAGCTCCTCGATACTTTTGGCTCTTTAAACGAGGTATCCCATCGAGTAAAAACCCTTTATGAGAATCATCAAAAACTGTTGAAGAAAAAAAATTCTCTTTCTTTAGAAGAGCTGCTCAAAAAGAAACAGAGACTTAACGAGCAACTGCAGGAGATTGTCGCTGCCAATCTTATTCCAGGAGAAGAAGAAGTAATCGACCAAAAGCTAAATCTAGCTAGAACCGGCTGGAAAATTTATGATTGTCTTGGAGCAATTCGTGGTTTGCTTTCCCAGAACAATCCCTCTATTCTTTCTTTATTATCTTCTCTGCATAGGCACCTTTGCGCATTGGAGAAATTTGATCCTCAAAAAGGCTCTCTAGCAATAGCCCTGGAACAGTCAGCAGCTCATGATTTGCTAGAACTCGATAGATTAATCGAAGATTATTTTTCTAAAATAGAAATAGATCCAGAAGCACTCGAAAAATTAGAACAAAGAAAAAATTTCCTAGAGCATTTAAAAAGAAGGTATGCTTTGCAGATAGATGAATTAATCGATTATAAATCTAAAATTAGCGAACAATTAGCCAAAATAGAGGAAGAGGAATCTTTGGTCCGAAATATCGCTAAAGAAGAACTTCAACTTTTGGAAGCACTTCAAAAAGAAGCCTTGCATTTAAGTTCCAAAAGAAAAAAAACAGCCGATGAATTAATCGCTTCTATTCAAACTGTGCTCCAATCATTGGGTTTTGCCCGGTCAGGATTTTCCATAAGTTTTGATAGCAAAGAAAAGGTTAGTCCTTCTGGTCAAGACGAAATAGAATTTCTTTTTTCCCCTAATCCAGGCATTCCATTCAAACCATTGAAAGAAATTGCCTCAAGTGGAGAAGCAGCTAGAGTCATGCTGGCCCTAAAAGCAGTCTTTGCACGAGTCGATCCTATTCCAATACTTGTTTTCGACGAAATAGACGCTAACATAGGTGGGGAAATAGCCTGGAAAGTAAGTTCTTTATTGAAGGAACTTTCAATAAACCATCAAGTACTGTGCATAACCCATCTTCCATCCATGGCTGCCGGAGGGGATGCTCATTTCAAGGTTATAAAAGAATCGGAAGAAAATGTTACCCGAGTTCTATTGAAGGAACTTGTTGAAGATGACCGTTTGAAAGAAATTGCAAGAATGCTTGGAGGAGAAAACGAAGAAGCAATAAGACTTGCTCGCAAACTACTTTCCGTAGCCAAGGGGAACAAAGAAGAAAAGAGCCTAGAAAAATTACTCCAATAG
- the mog gene encoding molybdopterin adenylyltransferase → MKIGRITLSDRAYAGIYKDQSGPEIEKVIMSLFAEPVEFISVLIPDEKNLLVSEFLRLVDELDCPLVLTTGGTGPSSRDVTPEATRLVLEKELPGFGEIMRMESYKKVKTAILSRAVAGIRKRSLIINLPGKPSAIAECLMLLGEAIAECLDHLRGYRPLLAIGDKK, encoded by the coding sequence ATGAAAATTGGCCGTATTACATTAAGTGACAGAGCCTATGCGGGTATTTACAAGGATCAAAGTGGTCCTGAAATCGAAAAAGTTATCATGAGCCTATTTGCTGAACCCGTAGAATTTATTTCTGTGTTGATTCCTGATGAAAAAAATTTGCTTGTTTCCGAATTTTTGAGGCTTGTTGATGAACTGGACTGTCCTCTAGTTCTCACAACTGGAGGCACAGGGCCATCTTCAAGAGATGTTACTCCCGAAGCAACAAGGCTTGTCTTAGAGAAGGAATTGCCTGGCTTTGGCGAAATCATGCGAATGGAGTCGTATAAGAAAGTAAAGACGGCAATATTATCAAGAGCAGTTGCTGGAATTAGAAAACGCTCCCTTATCATTAATTTACCGGGCAAGCCCTCTGCCATAGCCGAATGTTTAATGCTTCTGGGAGAAGCCATAGCCGAATGTTTAGATCATCTTCGCGGTTATAGGCCTCTTCTAGCAATTGGAGACAAAAAATAG
- a CDS encoding Fe-Mn family superoxide dismutase — MATDSLKVLTDKSEVFLKKFENGIGKFSASALNKHVALYGHLLQEANSIANEFSQYLDNWSSFQNTEEESSKKELVTSKIGQWFSLYGKIASHELYFSSLGRNGNCEGKIKELLEINFDSVVRFKLDFKIKALYSTGWVWLVLDHYTGKLFNLSSNREDAFPFSGMSPLLAIDLADHAYEPDFGSDKEGYIEEFFNNLDWKEIEKNLPIM; from the coding sequence ATGGCTACCGATTCACTGAAAGTTTTAACGGACAAGTCTGAAGTTTTTTTAAAAAAATTTGAAAATGGAATAGGGAAATTCTCTGCAAGCGCTTTAAATAAGCATGTGGCTTTATACGGTCATCTTTTGCAAGAGGCTAACTCCATAGCCAATGAATTTTCTCAATATCTTGACAACTGGTCTTCTTTTCAAAACACAGAGGAAGAATCCTCCAAAAAAGAGCTTGTCACCTCAAAGATAGGTCAATGGTTTTCCCTTTATGGTAAGATTGCAAGCCATGAATTGTATTTCTCTTCTTTAGGCAGAAATGGAAATTGTGAAGGGAAAATCAAAGAACTTCTAGAAATCAATTTTGATTCCGTAGTCCGATTCAAGCTAGATTTTAAAATTAAGGCACTTTATTCTACAGGCTGGGTCTGGTTGGTTTTGGATCATTATACTGGTAAACTCTTTAATCTATCTTCTAACAGGGAAGATGCTTTTCCTTTTTCAGGTATGAGTCCTCTGCTAGCTATCGATCTTGCCGATCATGCCTATGAGCCAGACTTTGGTTCAGACAAAGAAGGTTACATTGAAGAATTTTTTAACAATCTTGACTGGAAGGAGATAGAAAAGAATCTGCCTATAATGTAA
- the moaC gene encoding cyclic pyranopterin monophosphate synthase MoaC, which translates to MEPASQESRESSFSHLSPSGEARMVNVTDKAIQKRTAIAEGFITLSQETIGLLRAKAMPKGDVLTVAKIAAIMAAKKTGELIPLAHTIGLSYADTHFEIEESGIRVVARAESVAKTGVEMEALVMVSVALLTLYDMCKAVDKSMVMGQIKLVEKKKE; encoded by the coding sequence ATGGAGCCAGCAAGCCAGGAAAGTAGAGAGTCCAGCTTTTCCCATCTCTCTCCATCAGGAGAGGCCAGAATGGTTAATGTGACGGACAAAGCTATACAAAAAAGAACGGCAATTGCTGAAGGCTTTATAACGCTTTCTCAAGAAACGATTGGCCTTTTGCGGGCTAAGGCTATGCCTAAAGGAGATGTGCTCACCGTTGCCAAGATTGCAGCGATTATGGCAGCTAAAAAAACAGGGGAACTCATACCTTTAGCCCACACTATTGGCCTTTCTTATGCGGATACACACTTTGAGATCGAAGAAAGCGGAATAAGAGTTGTCGCAAGGGCCGAATCAGTTGCGAAGACAGGGGTGGAGATGGAGGCGCTTGTTATGGTCTCAGTAGCCCTTTTGACTCTCTACGATATGTGTAAGGCGGTTGACAAATCAATGGTCATGGGTCAAATCAAACTTGTAGAGAAAAAAAAGGAATGA
- a CDS encoding c-type cytochrome: MKFGWLEITLFSIVLVVVISAIFVRGKNWLEPGFWGVFAIVSSLVMFSVLWLLTFDTLKKISFGSARVPSPTVINHKIGFEYDPDKKRYMPTIGEEELFFGKKWSEQEATQLLTKGKLVIQSRNCMDCHTLLGNGAYFAPDLTKSWLDPKWQTMIQPMIGVATKEETMAKWLQNPEYYGTWQRRMPNLKLTEEEAKAVVGYLKFMSAIDTNGFPDHFGKSAATF; the protein is encoded by the coding sequence ATGAAATTTGGGTGGTTAGAAATCACTCTTTTTTCGATTGTCCTTGTCGTAGTGATCTCAGCCATATTTGTTAGAGGGAAAAATTGGTTAGAACCAGGTTTTTGGGGAGTGTTTGCTATCGTGAGTTCTTTGGTAATGTTTTCTGTTCTCTGGCTTTTAACTTTTGATACCTTAAAGAAAATTTCATTTGGTTCAGCTCGAGTACCGTCTCCAACCGTTATCAATCACAAAATTGGATTTGAATATGATCCAGATAAAAAGCGCTACATGCCAACAATAGGGGAAGAAGAATTGTTTTTCGGGAAAAAATGGTCAGAACAAGAAGCGACTCAACTGTTAACTAAAGGCAAATTAGTGATTCAGAGTAGAAATTGCATGGACTGTCATACTCTTTTAGGCAATGGAGCCTATTTTGCACCTGATCTTACGAAATCTTGGCTTGATCCAAAATGGCAGACAATGATCCAACCAATGATAGGGGTGGCTACAAAAGAAGAAACTATGGCTAAATGGCTGCAGAACCCTGAATATTATGGGACATGGCAAAGAAGAATGCCCAATTTGAAATTGACAGAAGAGGAGGCCAAGGCAGTTGTTGGCTATCTAAAATTCATGTCTGCTATCGATACAAACGGGTTTCCGGATCATTTTGGCAAATCAGCCGCTACTTTTTGA
- the kdpF gene encoding K(+)-transporting ATPase subunit F produces the protein MLFVLFLVSLLLLVYLLVVILWPEKF, from the coding sequence ATGCTTTTTGTTCTATTTTTAGTTTCGCTCCTACTGCTTGTTTATTTGCTGGTGGTCATCCTCTGGCCTGAAAAATTTTAA
- the prfB gene encoding peptide chain release factor 2, protein MTYIYSRTNLANSNRDYFQYGGFFDPTQLEAELQAIEKEMTEPGFWQSSEKSEKAISKSKELKAKLSDYYTILSRFKDLEALFDLIKESGEVSLLEELEREIKNYSDLLDSVEVKLILSDPLDQKNAILSIHAGAGGTEACDWAAMLLRMYQRYAERHGYKVSLVDILPGEEAGIKSASILVSGNNAYGYLKAERGVHRLVRISPFNAQGKRQTSFASVDVVAEVDETIDIEIKESDLKIDVFRSSGHGGQGVNTTDSAVRITHLPTGLVVVCQNERSQLQNKATALKILRSRLYELEKDKKRAEMERIYGQKGEIGWGRQIRSYVLQPYKMVKDLRTGESRSQVEEVLDGDLDSFIWAYLLGKKKGQEEREIEET, encoded by the coding sequence CTGACTTACATATACTCTCGAACCAACTTAGCGAACTCAAACAGAGATTATTTTCAGTACGGGGGTTTCTTTGACCCTACGCAGCTTGAAGCAGAACTTCAAGCTATAGAAAAAGAAATGACTGAACCGGGTTTTTGGCAATCAAGCGAAAAATCAGAAAAAGCGATATCTAAATCAAAAGAGCTTAAGGCAAAACTATCCGATTATTACACCATCCTCAGCAGATTCAAAGATCTAGAAGCTCTCTTCGATCTTATAAAGGAAAGTGGAGAAGTTTCCCTTCTAGAAGAATTAGAGAGAGAAATAAAAAATTATTCTGATTTGCTCGATTCAGTAGAAGTCAAACTCATTCTTTCTGATCCATTGGATCAGAAGAATGCTATTCTATCAATCCATGCTGGAGCAGGAGGGACAGAAGCGTGCGATTGGGCTGCAATGCTTTTGCGAATGTATCAGCGCTATGCAGAAAGGCATGGCTATAAGGTAAGTCTTGTCGATATTCTTCCTGGAGAAGAAGCAGGGATCAAATCCGCAAGCATCTTAGTTTCGGGTAATAATGCCTATGGTTATTTAAAAGCAGAGCGCGGCGTGCATCGTCTTGTCAGGATTTCCCCTTTTAACGCTCAAGGGAAAAGACAAACTTCCTTTGCTTCCGTCGATGTTGTTGCAGAAGTTGACGAAACCATCGACATAGAAATCAAAGAAAGTGATTTAAAGATAGATGTGTTCCGCTCCAGCGGCCATGGAGGTCAAGGTGTCAATACAACTGATTCGGCTGTTCGGATTACCCATTTACCTACTGGATTAGTTGTGGTATGTCAGAATGAACGCAGCCAATTACAAAATAAAGCCACCGCTTTAAAGATCCTACGTTCTCGGCTTTATGAACTAGAAAAAGACAAAAAAAGAGCCGAAATGGAAAGAATTTACGGACAAAAAGGAGAAATAGGTTGGGGAAGGCAGATTCGATCGTATGTCTTACAACCATATAAGATGGTTAAAGATCTGAGGACTGGAGAAAGCAGGTCTCAGGTAGAGGAAGTTCTTGACGGCGATCTCGATTCTTTTATCTGGGCGTATTTACTAGGGAAAAAGAAGGGGCAAGAAGAAAGGGAAATAGAGGAAACTTGA
- a CDS encoding dodecin, translating into MSDKVYKIVHVIGTSTESIQQAVRNAIERASKTLRNVDWFEVKEIRGSVNKDGILFQVEVRIGFRLED; encoded by the coding sequence ATGTCAGATAAAGTATATAAGATTGTTCATGTCATTGGCACTTCTACCGAAAGCATCCAACAGGCGGTTCGCAATGCTATAGAAAGAGCAAGTAAAACACTTCGTAATGTGGATTGGTTTGAGGTCAAAGAGATTCGAGGATCGGTTAATAAAGATGGAATCCTCTTTCAAGTAGAGGTAAGAATAGGCTTTAGGCTAGAAGACTAA